Proteins encoded together in one Cicer arietinum cultivar CDC Frontier isolate Library 1 chromosome 4, Cicar.CDCFrontier_v2.0, whole genome shotgun sequence window:
- the LOC101497388 gene encoding exocyst complex component EXO70H1-like, producing the protein MRIFCMNSKTPSFSTNENSSPSSNSTNSSTTPSNIKAIKRIDAAEAIIQKWNPETSLYAKITSLFYNNKNEAIEYVHCVNQLQRAMHSLLEYDPSSQKLIHAQNLMQIAMKRLQKEFYQILSMNRAHLDPESISVGSSRTTFCSDDGTPVDDVREAEDSISEVERVSSDSVADLKTIADCMVSNGYAKECVKVYITVRKSIVNEGIYGLGFEEQISFSKVNKMDWEVLEMKIKSWLEAVNISVRTLFVGERNLCHRIFASSSIREICFSEISRVGATLLFRFPELVTRTKKSPPEKIFSVLDMYVAITVLLPEIESIFSFNSTNAIKSQAYDSRYRLIQCVRNILSEFESAIVKDTSKSPANFEGVHSLTTRTMQYLTSLADYSNVLNEIFLDINHPPSKSPLSEDIYATETATEFSVWMARLIVVLVCKIEGKSKQWKNASLCYLFVANNLQHLMEKVRASKLQYVLGDDWELKHIAKVKQLMEDYESSVSKHTGSDEEVGLDHR; encoded by the coding sequence ATGAGAATATTTTGCATGAATTCGAAAACGCCGTCGTTTTCCACAAACGAAAATAGTTCTCCATCCTCCAATTCAACTAATTCATCCACAACACCTTCGAATATCAAAGCAATTAAACGAATAGACGCAGCAGAAGCGATTATACAAAAATGGAACCCTGAAACCTCCCTTTATGCCAAAATCACTTCTCTTTTCTACAATAACAAAAACGAAGCCATTGAATACGTTCACTGCGTTAACCAACTTCAAAGAGCAATGCATTCGTTACTCGAATACGATCCATCTTCTCAGAAACTCATTCACGCACAAAACCTAATGCAAATCGCCATGAAAAGACTCCAAAAAGAGTTCTACCAGATCTTATCCATGAACCGGGCCCACCTCGATCCCGAATCCATCTCCGTTGGATCCTCTCGCACCACCTTTTGTTCCGATGATGGAACACCGGTGGACGATGTTCGCGAAGCAGAAGATTCAATCTCCGAAGTCGAACGCGTTTCTTCAGATTCCGTGGCGGATTTGAAAACCATTGCTGACTGTATGGTTTCCAACGGTTATGCAAAAGAATGCGTAAAAGTTTACATCACGGTGAGAAAATCGATCGTTAACGAAGGAATTTATGGACTCGGTTTCGAGGAGCAAATTAGTTTCTCGAAGGTGAATAAAATGGACTGGGAAGTTCTAGAGATGAAAATTAAGAGTTGGTTGGAGGCGGTTAATATTTCAGTTAGGACTCTATTCGTCGGAGAGAGGAACCTCTGCCATCGTATTTTCGCTTCGAGTTCCATAAGAGAAATTTGTTTCAGTGAGATTTCAAGAGTTGGAGCTACTCTTCTGTTTCGATTTCCGGAACTCGTCACCAGAACGAAGAAATCACCGCCGGAGAAGATCTTTAGCGTGCTTGATATGTATGTTGCAATCACCGTGCTGTTGCCGGAGATTGAATCGATTTTCTCGTTCAATTCAACCAATGCTATTAAATCTCAAGCATACGATTCGCGTTACCGACTTATCCAGTGTGTAAGAAATATTCTCTCAGAATTTGAGTCCGCAATCGTGAAGGATACTTCGAAATCGCCGGCGAACTTCGAAGGTGTTCATTCTCTGACAACGCGAACAATGCAGTACCTTACCAGTCTCGCAGATTACAGCAATGTGCTGAATGAAATATTCTTGGACATTAATCATCCGCCGTCAAAGTCCCCGTTGTCGGAAGACATCTACGCGACGGAAACGGCGACGGAATTTTCTGTATGGATGGCGAGGTTGATTGTGGTTCTAGTTTGCAAAATCGAGGGGAAATCGAAGCAGTGGAAGAATGCTTCATTGTGTTATCTGTTTGTTGCGAACAATCTCCAGCACTTGATGGAGAAGGTCCGTGCATCGAAGTTGCAATACGTTTTGGGCGATGATTGGGAGTTGAAGCATATAGCGAAGGTGAAGCAGTTGATGGAGGACTATGAGTCTTCCGTATCAAAGCACACAGGCAGCGATGAAGAAGTTGGTTTAGATCATCGGTAG
- the LOC101493724 gene encoding large ribosomal subunit protein uL29-like, producing the protein MARIKVYELRNKTKADLLNQLKDLKAELALLRVAKVTGGAPNKLSKIKVVRLSIAQVLTVISQKQKAALREVYKNKKYLPLDLRPKKTRAIRRRLTKHQASLKTEREKKKEIYFPLRKYAIKA; encoded by the exons ATGG CGAGGATTAAGGTGTATGAGCTGAGGAACAAAACCAAGGCGGATTTGTTGAACCAGTTGAAAGATCTGAAGGCGGAACTCGCTTTGCTACGAGTGGCGAAAGTCACCGGCGGTGCGCCTAACAAGCTCTCCAAAAT AAAAGTTGTGAGGCTTTCAATAGCACAAGTGTTGACAGTGATTTCACAGAAGCAGAAAGCTGCACTCAGAGAGGTTTATAAGAATAAGAAGTATTTGCCACTTGACCTACGTCCTAAGAAGACCCGTGCCATTCGAAGACGCCTTACCAAACACCAG GCATCATTGAAGACAGAACGAGAGAAGAAGAAGGAGATATACTTTCCATTAAGAAAGTATGCAATCAAAGCTTAG
- the LOC101494045 gene encoding UDP-glucuronic acid decarboxylase 1: MKQLHKQQSLNHRREEEMGSGQGETPPYSPKSMKHTRSLPRSINYLLREQRLLFILVGILIGSTFFIIQPTLSRIGPPEAHSFIPRSGGGLVRFDSGVVPGRVGRVPAGLGGRRLRVVVTGGAGFVGSHLVDKLIGRGNDVIVIDNFFTGRKENLVHLFGNPRFELIRHDVVEPILLEVDQIYHLACPASPVHYKYNPIKTIISNVMGTLNMLGLAKRIGARFLLTSTSEVYGDPLEHPQKETYWGNVNPIGERSCYDEGKRTAETLAMDYHRGAGVEVRIARIFNTYGPRMCLDDGRVVSNFVAQAIRKQPLTVYGDGKQTRSFQYVSDLVNGLAALMDGEHVGPFNLGNPGEFTMLELAQVVKETIDSSATIEYKPNTADDPHMRKPDISKAKELLNWEPKVPLREGLPLMVSDFRNRILNEDEGKGM; the protein is encoded by the exons atgaaacagtTACACAAGCAACAAAGCTTGAATCACAGAAGGGAAGAAGAAATGGGAAGCGGACAAGGCGAAACCCCACCGTACTCACCGAAATCGATGAAGCACACTCGATCGCTCCCTAGATCGATCAACTATTTGTTGAGGGAACAGCGTCTTCTCTTCATTTTGGTTGGAATTTTGATTGGATCCACTTTCTTCATCATTCAGCCCACGCTTTCTCGTATAGGTCCACCAGAGGCCCATTCGTTTATTCCCAGATCTGGTGGCGGGTTGGTTCGGTTTGATTCTGGTGTTGTTCCGGGGAGAGTCGGACGTGTTCCGGCGGGACTTGGTGGACGGCGTTTGAGGGTGGTTGTTACTGGTGGTGCTGGATTTGTTGGAAGTCATTTGGTGGATAAGTTGATTGGTAGAGGGAATGATGTTATTGTGATTGATAATTTCTTCACAGGTAGAAAAGAGAATCTTGTGCATTTGTTTGGGAACCCTAGGTTTGAGTTAATTCGTCATGATGTTGTTGAACCGATTTTGTTGGAGGTGGATCAGATCTATCACCTTGCTTGTCCTGCATCACCTGTGCATTACAAGTACAATCCTATCAAAACAATCATATC AAATGTCATGGGTACACTAAATATGTTGGGACTTGCGAAGAGAATTGGGGCGAGGTTTCTTCTAACTAGTACTAGTGAGGTATATGGTGATCCTCTGGAGCATCCTCAGAAAGAGACTTACTGGgggaatgttaatccaattg GTGAGAGGAGCTGTTATGATGAAGGAAAGCGAACTGCGGAGACACTGGCCATGGACTATCATCGAGGTGCTGGTGTTGAG GTTCGGATTGCTCGAATTTTCAACACATATGGACCCCGCATGTGTTTAGATGATGGGCGTGTTGTTAGCAATTTTGTTGCTCAG GCTATTCGCAAACAGCCATTGACTGTATATGGGGATGGGAAGCAAACAAGAAGTTTCCAATATGTCTCTGATTTG GTTAATGGGCTTGCAGCTCTGATGGATGGTGAACACGTGGGACCTTTCAACCTGGGTAACCCAGGCGAGTTCACCATGTTAGAGCTTGCTCAG GTTGTCAAAGAAACAATCGATTCAAGTGCTACAATAGAATACAAACCAAATACTGCAGATGATCCACACATGAGGAAGCCAGATATTAGCAAAGCAAAGGAACTGCTAAACTGGGAGCCAAAAGTCCCACTGAGGGAAGGTTTGCCTCTTATGGTTAGTGATTTCCGAAATCGGATTTTGAATGAAGATGAAGGGAAAGGAATGTAA
- the LOC101494357 gene encoding protein SODIUM POTASSIUM ROOT DEFECTIVE 2-like: protein MKRIDIFCASQASTAICLSMDQASCSSSNTIQLGGRVIDRHNPIINDSRRKSTSKTLIAPCSSSSQPPIEPKKKISSSTSKLNNGTKVCEEKKKSEAEKVAEHVTIKRRLVKPLGDSITPFGSTRSLLSHTPIFDGSSHYHQIVGQHESNPASKLSRSSCPISGSSDQVVVLRVSLHCKGCEGKVRKHLSRMEGVTSFNIDFAAKKVTVIGDVTPFSVLESISKVKNAQFWPPVGSHIQETKFK from the exons ATGAAACGCATTGATATCTTCTGTGCTTCACAAGCCTCAACAGCAATATGTCTTAGCATGGATCAAGCTTCATGCTCCTCTTCCAATACCATTCAACTTGGTGGCAGAGTCATTGATCGCCACAACCCCATTATCAATGATTCAAGAAGAAAAAGTACTTCTAAAACTCTCATTGCtccttgttcttcttcttctcagCCACCTATTGAACCCAAGAAAAAAATCTCTTCTTCTACTTCCAAGCTAAATAATGGTACTAAAGTTTGTGAGGAGAAGAAGAAAAGTGAAGCAGAAAAGGTTGCTGAACATGTCACTATTAAAAGGAGATTGGTTAAACCACTTGGTGATTCAATCACTCCATTTGGTTCAACTAGATCTTTGCTTAGTCACACACCAATCTTTGATGGTTCATCACATTATCATCAAATTGTTGGTCAACATGAATCCAACCCTGCATCTAAACTCTCTAGATCTTCCTGTCCAATATCTGGTTCCTCAGATCag GTTGTAGTATTGAGGGTTTCTTTGCATTGCAAAGGGTGTGAAGGGAAGGTGAGGAAACACCTCTCTAGAATGGAAG GAGTTACCTCGTTTAACATAGATTTTGCTGCAAAGAAGGTGACAGTAATTGGGGACGTCACTCCATTTAGTGTTTTGGAAAGCATATCAAAGGTGAAAAATGCACAATTTTGGCCACCAGTTGGATCTCACATCCaagaaacaaaattcaaataa